One stretch of Nocardioides perillae DNA includes these proteins:
- a CDS encoding response regulator, with product MSTSIRVVLVDDHAVVRAGLAQFLTASGDIEVVGTASDGAQAVAVVSETRPDVVLMDLQMPGTDGVEATRAICRDVPGTDVLVLTSFSDSERIHGALDAGAVGYLLKDADPDDVLAGIRAVSRGESPLHPKAARALLGRRAEVRPTLTVRETEVLGLLQAGLSNKQIATRLGISDRTVKAHLGSVFARIGVQDRTQAALWAERHGL from the coding sequence GTGAGCACCAGCATCCGCGTCGTGCTCGTCGACGACCACGCGGTCGTGCGGGCCGGTCTCGCGCAGTTCCTCACCGCGAGCGGCGACATCGAGGTCGTCGGCACCGCCAGCGACGGCGCGCAGGCGGTGGCGGTGGTCAGCGAGACCCGCCCCGACGTCGTGCTGATGGACCTGCAGATGCCCGGCACCGACGGGGTGGAGGCGACGCGCGCCATCTGCCGCGACGTGCCGGGCACCGACGTCCTCGTGCTCACCAGCTTCTCCGACAGCGAGCGCATCCACGGCGCGCTCGACGCCGGCGCCGTGGGCTACCTGCTGAAGGACGCCGACCCCGACGACGTGCTCGCCGGCATCCGCGCGGTCAGCCGCGGGGAGTCACCGCTGCACCCCAAGGCCGCCCGCGCCCTGCTCGGCCGGCGCGCCGAGGTGCGCCCCACCCTCACGGTGCGCGAGACCGAGGTGCTCGGGCTGCTGCAGGCCGGGCTCAGCAACAAGCAGATCGCCACCCGCCTCGGGATCAGCGACCGCACCGTCAAGGCCCACCTCGGCAGCGTCTTCGCCCGCATCGGCGTGCAGGACCGCACCCAGGCCGCCCTCTGGGCCGAGCGGCACGGTCTCTGA
- a CDS encoding M50 family metallopeptidase: MSETDRRPAARRPPGTFRIGSVAGSDVLVSSSWFLVAALIAVVVAPRVEQVQPGLGAWKYVAGVVFAVVLYGSVLLHEASHAVVAKRLGFPVTSITLHFLGGMTAVEGEARRPREEFWIAVVGPLASIAVGAAAVGLWFVTPDGLLKLAVEGLAGANLLVGVLNLVPGLPLDGGRVLKAGVWSLTGSPHRGTLAAGWGGRAAAVLVLLWPLAQERFLGVPPELLDFVLAFVVGLFLWTAAGAAMASARVRSRLPALVARELARRTVSVPADLPLAEAVRRAQEQRAGSIVTLDPDGRPVGLVNEAAVLATPEERRPWLPVSAVARTLDDDLRLPVGLAGEQLVLALGRRPAPEYLLVHDDGSLYGVLTTADVDGAFRAARH, from the coding sequence GTGTCCGAGACCGACCGCCGTCCTGCCGCGCGACGCCCCCCGGGCACCTTCCGGATCGGCAGCGTCGCGGGCAGCGACGTCCTGGTCTCCTCCTCGTGGTTCCTCGTCGCTGCGCTGATCGCGGTCGTCGTCGCGCCGCGGGTGGAGCAGGTGCAGCCCGGGCTCGGCGCCTGGAAGTACGTCGCGGGCGTGGTCTTCGCGGTCGTCCTCTACGGCTCGGTGCTGCTGCACGAGGCCTCGCACGCCGTGGTGGCCAAGCGGCTCGGCTTCCCGGTCACCTCGATCACCCTGCACTTCCTCGGCGGGATGACGGCCGTCGAGGGCGAGGCGCGGCGCCCGCGCGAGGAGTTCTGGATCGCGGTGGTGGGGCCCCTGGCCTCGATCGCCGTCGGCGCCGCAGCCGTCGGGCTCTGGTTCGTCACGCCCGACGGGCTGCTCAAGCTGGCGGTCGAGGGCCTCGCCGGCGCCAACCTGCTCGTCGGCGTGCTCAACCTCGTGCCCGGCCTGCCGCTCGACGGCGGCCGGGTCCTCAAGGCGGGCGTGTGGAGCCTCACCGGCAGCCCGCACCGCGGCACGCTCGCCGCCGGGTGGGGTGGCCGAGCCGCCGCGGTCCTCGTGCTGCTGTGGCCCCTCGCGCAGGAGCGGTTCCTCGGCGTGCCTCCCGAGCTGCTCGACTTCGTCCTCGCCTTCGTGGTGGGACTCTTCCTCTGGACCGCCGCCGGCGCGGCGATGGCCTCGGCGCGGGTGCGCAGCCGCCTGCCCGCGCTCGTGGCCCGCGAGCTGGCCCGCCGCACCGTCAGCGTCCCCGCCGACCTGCCGCTGGCCGAGGCGGTGCGGCGGGCCCAGGAGCAGCGGGCCGGCAGCATCGTCACCCTCGACCCCGACGGGCGGCCGGTGGGCCTCGTCAACGAGGCCGCGGTGCTCGCCACGCCCGAGGAGCGGCGGCCGTGGCTGCCGGTCTCCGCGGTGGCCCGCACGCTCGACGACGACCTCCGGCTGCCGGTGGGTCTCGCCGGCGAGCAGCTCGTGCTGGCGCTCGGTCGACGCCCCGCGCCGGAGTACCTCCTCGTGCACGACGACGGCTCCCTCTACGGCGTGCTGACCACGGCCGACGTCGATGGCGCCTTCCGGGCGGCCCGCCACTAG
- a CDS encoding tRNA (adenine-N1)-methyltransferase: MPDPSDDLDPSATSTPSSALGEVPPEAWGGVQRGPLREGEWVRLTDSKGRRHNLELVAGKRFFSNRGHLEHDDLIGREEGFTVTSSAGGTYLVFRPLLAEFVVSMPRGAAVVYPKDAAQIVAMADVFPGATVVEAGVGSGALTCSLLRAVGPHGRVLSWERREEFADVARRNVRQFFGGDHPAWTLHLGDLAEGLVSSGERADRIVLDMLAPWECVPAVADALVPGGIVCAYVATTTQLSRVVETLRAHGGFTEPQPWESLVRDWHVEGLAVRPGHKMIGHTAFLVTARRMAPGERAPRKSRRPAPGAYGVDYSGPRPDWLPPQSAEEQLDG, translated from the coding sequence ATGCCGGACCCCTCCGACGACCTCGACCCCAGCGCCACCAGCACCCCCTCGTCCGCCCTCGGCGAGGTGCCCCCCGAGGCCTGGGGCGGCGTGCAGCGCGGACCGCTCCGCGAGGGCGAGTGGGTGCGGCTGACCGACAGCAAGGGACGGCGGCACAACCTCGAGCTCGTCGCCGGCAAGCGGTTCTTCTCCAACCGCGGCCACCTCGAGCACGACGACCTGATCGGGCGCGAGGAGGGCTTCACCGTCACCTCGTCCGCCGGGGGCACCTACCTCGTCTTCCGACCGCTGCTGGCGGAGTTCGTCGTCTCGATGCCGCGGGGCGCGGCGGTGGTCTACCCCAAGGACGCCGCGCAGATCGTCGCGATGGCCGACGTCTTCCCCGGCGCGACCGTGGTCGAGGCCGGTGTCGGGTCGGGCGCGCTGACCTGCTCGCTGCTGCGCGCCGTCGGCCCGCACGGCCGGGTGCTGTCGTGGGAGAGGCGCGAGGAGTTCGCCGACGTCGCCCGGCGCAACGTGCGGCAGTTCTTCGGCGGGGACCACCCCGCCTGGACCCTCCACCTGGGCGACCTCGCCGAAGGCCTCGTCTCGTCCGGCGAGCGCGCCGACCGCATCGTGCTCGACATGCTCGCCCCGTGGGAGTGCGTGCCCGCGGTCGCCGACGCCCTCGTGCCCGGCGGCATCGTCTGCGCGTACGTCGCCACCACCACCCAGCTGAGCCGGGTCGTCGAGACGCTGCGCGCCCACGGCGGCTTCACCGAGCCGCAGCCGTGGGAGTCGCTCGTGCGCGACTGGCACGTCGAGGGACTCGCGGTGCGCCCGGGCCACAAGATGATCGGCCACACGGCCTTCCTGGTCACCGCCCGCCGGATGGCGCCCGGGGAGCGCGCGCCCCGCAAGTCGCGGCGTCCCGCACCCGGTGCGTACGGCGTGGACTACTCCGGTCCGCGCCCCGACTGGCTGCCCCCGCAGTCGGCCGAGGAGCAGCTCGACGGGTAG
- the arc gene encoding proteasome ATPase: MSTYDGAGHGPQELQDQVRYLEAEVADLRRRLGESSRPVPGAHGLELRLADTQRSLAAVTSQNERLAQTLREARDQITRLKDEVDRLAQPPAGFGTFLARNEDDSVDVFTGGRKLRVNVSPTVDLDTLRRGQEVMLNEALNVVAALDFEQVGEVVMLKEVLADGDRVLVIANADEERVVRIAEPLRDDVLRAGDSLLLDSRAGYVYEKVPKSEVEELVLEEVPDIAYESIGGLAGQIDLIRDAVELPYLHPEMFQEHQLKPPKGVLLYGPPGCGKTLIAKAVANSLAKKVAARTGSTGQPHEARAYFLNIKGPELLNKYVGETERHIRLVFQRAREKASMGTPVIVFFDEMDSLFRTRGSGVSSDVENTIVPQLLSEIDGVETLENVLVIGASNREDMIDPAILRPGRLDVKIKIERPDAESARDIFSKYLVPSLPLHADDLAEFGGDREATVAGMIRATVERMYSETEDNRFLEVTYANGDKEVLYFKDFNSGAMIQNIVDRAKKMAIKDLLDHDQKGLRVQHLLQACVDEFKENEDLPNTTNPDDWARISGKKGERIVFIRTLITGKQGTEPGRSIDTVANTGQYL, translated from the coding sequence ATGTCGACGTACGACGGTGCGGGGCACGGCCCGCAGGAGCTGCAGGACCAGGTGCGCTACCTCGAGGCAGAGGTCGCCGACCTCCGCCGCCGGCTGGGGGAGTCCTCGCGCCCCGTGCCGGGCGCTCACGGCCTCGAGCTGCGGCTCGCCGACACGCAGCGCTCGCTCGCCGCGGTCACCAGCCAGAACGAGCGCCTCGCCCAGACGCTGCGCGAGGCCCGCGACCAGATCACGCGGCTGAAGGACGAGGTCGACCGGCTAGCGCAGCCCCCGGCCGGCTTCGGCACCTTCCTCGCCCGCAACGAGGACGACTCGGTGGACGTCTTCACCGGCGGGCGCAAGCTGCGGGTCAACGTCAGCCCCACCGTCGACCTCGACACCCTGCGCCGCGGCCAGGAGGTCATGCTCAACGAGGCCCTCAACGTCGTCGCCGCGCTCGACTTCGAGCAGGTCGGCGAGGTCGTGATGCTCAAGGAGGTCCTCGCCGACGGCGACCGCGTCCTGGTCATCGCCAACGCCGACGAGGAGCGCGTGGTGCGCATCGCCGAGCCGCTGCGCGACGACGTGCTGCGCGCCGGCGACTCGCTGCTGCTCGACTCCCGCGCCGGCTACGTCTACGAGAAGGTCCCGAAGTCGGAGGTCGAGGAGCTGGTCCTCGAGGAGGTCCCCGACATCGCCTACGAGTCGATCGGCGGCCTCGCCGGTCAGATCGACCTGATCCGCGACGCCGTCGAGCTGCCCTACCTCCACCCCGAGATGTTCCAGGAGCACCAGCTCAAGCCCCCGAAGGGCGTGCTCCTCTACGGCCCGCCGGGCTGCGGCAAGACGCTCATCGCGAAGGCGGTCGCCAACTCGCTCGCCAAGAAGGTCGCGGCCCGCACCGGCAGCACCGGGCAGCCGCACGAGGCCCGCGCGTACTTCTTGAACATCAAGGGCCCCGAGCTGCTCAACAAGTACGTCGGCGAGACCGAGCGGCACATCCGCCTGGTCTTCCAGCGGGCGCGCGAGAAGGCCAGCATGGGCACCCCGGTGATCGTCTTCTTCGACGAGATGGACTCGCTCTTCCGCACCCGCGGGTCGGGGGTCTCCTCCGACGTCGAGAACACCATCGTCCCGCAGCTGCTCAGCGAGATCGACGGCGTCGAGACCCTCGAGAACGTGCTCGTCATCGGCGCGTCGAACCGCGAGGACATGATCGACCCCGCGATCCTGCGACCGGGCCGCCTCGACGTGAAGATCAAGATCGAGCGCCCCGACGCCGAGTCCGCGCGCGACATCTTCTCGAAGTACCTCGTGCCGAGCCTGCCGCTGCACGCCGACGACCTCGCCGAGTTCGGCGGCGACCGGGAGGCGACCGTCGCCGGGATGATCCGCGCCACGGTCGAGCGGATGTACTCCGAGACCGAGGACAACCGCTTCCTCGAGGTCACCTACGCCAACGGCGACAAGGAGGTCCTCTACTTCAAGGACTTCAACTCCGGCGCGATGATCCAGAACATCGTCGACCGCGCGAAGAAGATGGCGATCAAGGACCTCCTCGACCACGACCAGAAGGGTCTGCGCGTGCAGCACCTGCTGCAGGCGTGCGTCGACGAGTTCAAGGAGAACGAGGACCTCCCCAACACCACCAACCCCGACGACTGGGCCCGCATCTCCGGCAAGAAGGGCGAGCGGATCGTCTTCATCCGCACGCTGATCACCGGCAAGCAGGGCACCGAGCCGGGCCGCTCCATCGACACCGTCGCCAACACCGGTCAGTACCTCTGA
- the dop gene encoding depupylase/deamidase Dop: MSVRRVMGVEVEYGISVQGQPQANPMVASSQVVNAYASATLRARRARWDFEEESPLRDARGYDVSRQVADPSQLTDEDLGLANVILTNGARLYVDHAHPEYSTPEVVTPRDVVLWDKAGEQVMHDAAVRAAQLPGGQQIALYKNNTDGKGASYGAHENYLMRRSTPFADIVRHLTPFFVSRQVVTGSGRVGIGQDGRGVGFQVSQRSDFFEVEVGLETTLKRPIINTRDEPHADPEKYRRLHVIVGDANLAEVSTYLKVGTTALVLAMVEDGAVSRDLAVESPVAALREVSHDPTLRTLLTLRDGRRLTAVQLQMEYLELARKHVEDRLGADADAQTLDVLARWESVLDRLERDPLSLAGELDWVAKLKLLEQYRSRDGLEWDDAKLALIDLQYSDVRPEKSLHQRLVRAGRMERLVTDAEVEAAMHEPPPDTRAYFRGRCLEKYAEHVAAASWDSVIFDLPGRESLQRIPTVDPLRGTRRHVGELLDRCETAEALFTALTQ; this comes from the coding sequence ATGAGCGTGCGCCGGGTGATGGGCGTCGAGGTGGAGTACGGCATCTCGGTGCAGGGGCAGCCCCAGGCCAACCCGATGGTGGCCTCGTCCCAGGTCGTCAACGCCTACGCCTCCGCGACGCTGCGCGCGCGCCGGGCGCGGTGGGACTTCGAGGAGGAGTCCCCGCTGCGCGACGCGCGGGGCTACGACGTCTCGCGCCAGGTCGCCGACCCCTCGCAGCTCACCGACGAGGACCTCGGCCTAGCCAACGTCATCCTCACCAACGGCGCGCGGCTCTACGTCGACCACGCCCACCCGGAGTACTCCACGCCCGAGGTCGTCACCCCGCGCGACGTGGTGCTGTGGGACAAGGCCGGCGAGCAGGTGATGCACGACGCCGCGGTGCGGGCCGCCCAGCTGCCCGGTGGCCAGCAGATCGCGCTCTACAAGAACAACACCGACGGCAAGGGCGCCTCCTACGGCGCGCACGAGAACTACCTGATGCGCCGCTCCACCCCGTTCGCCGACATCGTGCGCCACCTGACGCCGTTCTTCGTCAGTCGCCAGGTGGTCACCGGCTCGGGCCGCGTGGGCATCGGCCAGGACGGTCGCGGCGTCGGCTTCCAGGTCAGCCAGCGCAGCGACTTCTTCGAGGTCGAGGTGGGCCTCGAGACCACGCTGAAGCGACCGATCATCAACACCCGCGACGAGCCCCACGCCGACCCCGAGAAGTACCGCCGCCTCCACGTCATCGTCGGCGACGCGAACCTCGCCGAGGTCTCGACCTACCTCAAGGTCGGCACGACCGCCCTGGTGCTCGCGATGGTCGAGGACGGCGCGGTCAGCCGCGACCTCGCCGTGGAGTCGCCCGTCGCGGCGCTGCGCGAGGTCTCCCACGACCCCACGCTGCGCACGCTGCTGACCTTGCGCGACGGTCGCCGGCTCACCGCGGTGCAGCTGCAGATGGAGTACCTCGAGCTGGCCCGCAAGCACGTCGAGGACCGCCTCGGCGCCGACGCCGACGCCCAGACCCTCGACGTGCTCGCGCGCTGGGAGTCGGTCCTCGACCGCCTCGAGCGCGACCCCCTGAGCCTCGCCGGCGAGCTCGACTGGGTGGCGAAGCTCAAGCTGCTCGAGCAGTACCGATCGCGCGACGGCCTGGAGTGGGACGACGCCAAGCTGGCGCTCATCGACCTGCAGTACTCCGACGTCCGCCCGGAGAAGAGCCTGCACCAGCGGCTCGTGCGCGCCGGGCGCATGGAGCGCCTCGTCACCGACGCCGAGGTCGAGGCCGCGATGCACGAGCCGCCGCCCGACACCCGCGCCTACTTCCGCGGCCGCTGCCTGGAGAAGTACGCCGAGCACGTCGCGGCCGCCTCGTGGGACTCCGTCATCTTCGACCTGCCCGGTCGCGAGTCGCTCCAGCGCATCCCGACCGTGGACCCGCTGCGCGGCACCCGGCGCCACGTCGGGGAGCTGCTCGACCGCTGCGAGACGGCGGAGGCGCTCTTCACCGCGCTCACCCAGTGA
- a CDS encoding ubiquitin-like protein Pup, translating to MAQEQKQPRKSTESEEATEVAPESDVAERKEALDDDVDSLLDEIDDVLETNAEDFVKSFIQKGGE from the coding sequence ATGGCGCAGGAGCAGAAGCAGCCCCGCAAGTCGACGGAGAGCGAGGAGGCGACCGAGGTCGCCCCGGAGAGCGACGTCGCGGAGCGCAAGGAGGCCCTCGACGACGACGTCGACTCGCTGCTCGACGAGATCGACGACGTGCTCGAGACCAACGCCGAGGACTTCGTGAAGTCCTTCATCCAGAAGGGCGGCGAGTGA